Proteins from one Pseudomonas sp. KBS0710 genomic window:
- a CDS encoding OprD family porin: MASACLLASVSPVLLAQSFWEDSKGRLTLRNFYFNDDYRDGGEDRKEWAQGFLLNLQSGYTDGTLGFGLDALGLAGLRLDSSPTHAGTGLLPVHDDGHAASEFSSLGVTAKMRWGDAVVKTGTLLPKIPVLVHNDGRLLPQTFQGTQVEYSGIRDLYLHAGHLDKFKQRNSTDSVAIYPQGYSGKRGSDFDFAGASYAFTPQLRGTWYYGEMREFYRQQFFGLVHNQPVGKGTLTSDLRYFISSDAGEARNGKVDSDMFSGLFTYRLGAQALGVGYQKVNGDTALPYASVSTVYSFTNAGVGKFIQAGERTWMLRYDYDFEAVLPGLSFMTRYYKGQNGDYRGREAREWESDTNLRYVIQNSTFKGLGVELRKATYRSTYASDRDNYRLYLTYDLALW, from the coding sequence ATGGCGTCGGCGTGCCTGTTGGCCAGTGTGTCGCCCGTACTCCTGGCCCAGAGTTTCTGGGAGGACTCAAAGGGTCGCCTGACCTTGCGTAATTTCTACTTCAACGACGATTACCGCGACGGCGGCGAGGATCGCAAAGAGTGGGCACAAGGTTTTTTACTCAACCTGCAGTCAGGCTATACCGACGGCACGCTAGGGTTTGGCCTGGACGCGTTGGGGCTGGCGGGGCTGCGGCTCGACTCCAGCCCCACTCACGCCGGCACGGGTTTATTGCCGGTGCATGACGATGGCCATGCCGCCAGTGAATTCTCCAGCCTGGGCGTCACTGCAAAGATGCGTTGGGGCGATGCCGTGGTGAAAACCGGCACCTTGCTGCCGAAGATTCCGGTGCTGGTGCACAACGATGGACGCCTGCTGCCGCAGACTTTTCAAGGCACTCAAGTGGAGTACAGCGGTATTCGCGACCTCTACCTGCACGCCGGGCACCTGGATAAGTTCAAGCAGCGAAACTCCACCGACAGCGTGGCTATCTATCCCCAGGGCTACAGCGGCAAACGGGGCAGTGATTTCGATTTCGCCGGCGCGTCCTATGCCTTCACGCCGCAACTGCGCGGCACTTGGTATTACGGCGAAATGCGAGAGTTCTATCGCCAGCAGTTTTTTGGCCTTGTGCATAACCAGCCGGTGGGTAAAGGCACGCTGACCAGTGATTTGCGTTATTTCATCAGCAGCGATGCGGGTGAGGCGCGCAACGGCAAAGTCGACAGCGACATGTTCAGCGGGTTGTTCACCTACCGCCTGGGGGCACAGGCGCTGGGCGTCGGTTATCAGAAGGTCAATGGCGACACTGCGCTGCCTTATGCCAGTGTCTCGACGGTGTATTCCTTCACTAACGCCGGAGTGGGCAAGTTCATCCAGGCTGGTGAGCGAACCTGGATGCTGCGCTATGACTATGATTTTGAAGCCGTGCTGCCGGGCCTGAGTTTCATGACCCGCTATTACAAAGGGCAGAACGGTGATTACAGAGGGCGTGAGGCGCGGGAGTGGGAGTCGGACACTAACCTGCGCTATGTCATCCAGAACAGTACCTTCAAAGGCTTGGGCGTGGAGTTGCGCAAAGCGACCTATCGTTCCACCTACGCCAGCGACCGCGATAACTATCGGCTGTATCTGACCTACGACCTGGCGCTTTGGTAG
- a CDS encoding methyl-accepting chemotaxis protein — protein sequence MTRRDELGVLQQGIQRMGTTLRELISGIRDGVTQIASAAEELSAVTEQTSAGVNSQKIETDQVATAMHEMTATVQEVARNAEQASLAAADADGQARAGDKVVAEAIAQIERLAAEVARSTDAMTHLQQESNKIGSVMDVIKAVAEQTNLLALNAAIEAARAGEAGRGFAVVADEVRGLAQRTQKSTEEIEGLVAGLQNGTQQVATVMNNSRSLTDSSVELTRKAGVSLENITRTVSNIQSMNQQIAAAAEQQSAVAEEISRSIVNVRDVSEQTATASDETAKSSVELARLGSQLQQMVSHFRV from the coding sequence ATGACCCGCCGCGATGAACTCGGTGTATTGCAGCAAGGTATCCAGCGCATGGGCACCACCCTGCGCGAACTGATCAGCGGCATTCGCGACGGCGTAACCCAAATCGCCAGCGCCGCCGAAGAACTCTCGGCCGTGACCGAGCAGACCAGTGCCGGCGTGAACAGCCAGAAGATCGAGACCGATCAAGTCGCCACCGCGATGCATGAAATGACTGCCACCGTGCAGGAAGTCGCGCGCAACGCCGAGCAAGCATCCCTGGCCGCCGCCGATGCCGATGGCCAAGCCCGCGCCGGTGACAAAGTGGTGGCCGAGGCCATCGCCCAGATCGAACGCCTGGCCGCCGAAGTGGCGCGCTCTACCGACGCCATGACGCACCTGCAGCAAGAGAGCAACAAGATCGGCAGCGTGATGGACGTGATCAAGGCCGTGGCCGAGCAGACCAACCTGTTGGCGCTCAACGCGGCGATTGAGGCGGCGCGTGCCGGTGAAGCCGGTCGTGGCTTTGCCGTGGTGGCTGACGAAGTGCGTGGCCTGGCCCAGCGCACACAAAAATCCACCGAGGAAATCGAAGGCCTGGTCGCCGGTTTGCAGAACGGCACCCAGCAAGTGGCCACGGTGATGAACAACAGCCGCAGCCTTACCGACAGCAGCGTCGAGCTGACGCGCAAGGCCGGTGTATCGCTGGAAAACATCACCCGTACCGTGTCGAATATCCAGTCGATGAACCAGCAGATTGCAGCGGCCGCCGAGCAGCAGAGCGCCGTGGCTGAAGAGATCAGCCGCAGCATTGTGAACGTGCGCGATGTGTCGGAGCAGACGGCTACTGCGAGCGATGAGACGGCCAAGTCGAGCGTGGAACTGGCGCGTTTGGGTAGCCAGTTGCAGCAGATGGTCAGTCATTTCCGGGTGTAA
- a CDS encoding YfcC family protein encodes MSESQHFSTAAAVEKPTQRKQINPAIILLSIVLLAVAFTYAVNSGKFERQNGLVVPGSYQVLEKHDSLGQLFALEPRKAGDTVARPVSLVEGFMAIPQGIEKRAALIFMVLFIGGMFGVLNKAGVIDAGLERLLGLTRGNIYVLVPSLMLVFSAGSTFMGLAKEFILIVPLMVAMANRLGLSNLIGLAIVTISVKIGYLASISNPVALSVAQPMVGLPIFSGLSMRVLAYCSFLLVGITFVLWSIRKHGFDATTQITFEHKPLPTRHLINLIVLLSGIGFLVYASNRWAWKYHELSAFYLLLTVAFSVIAGLGASVAASAFVDGMKKVLIAGVLIGLATAVEIILSTGQVLDTIVNTLANLVGDHGPIVSAYGMFFAQLGLDVLIPSTSGQAAVTMPIFGPLGQLSGVSPQTTVFAFLMGNGLTNMITPTSSGLLVLLATANVGWGQWARYILPLFLIYAVLAMVLLAIAVTSGY; translated from the coding sequence ATGAGCGAATCACAGCATTTCTCCACAGCGGCGGCGGTGGAAAAACCCACGCAACGCAAACAGATCAACCCGGCCATCATCCTGCTGAGCATCGTCTTGCTCGCCGTGGCCTTCACCTACGCGGTGAACTCGGGCAAGTTCGAGCGCCAGAACGGGCTGGTCGTACCCGGCTCTTATCAGGTGCTGGAGAAACACGACAGCCTGGGCCAATTGTTCGCGCTGGAGCCACGCAAGGCCGGCGATACTGTGGCCCGGCCGGTGTCGCTGGTCGAAGGCTTCATGGCCATCCCCCAAGGCATCGAGAAACGTGCAGCGCTGATCTTCATGGTGCTGTTCATCGGCGGCATGTTTGGCGTACTGAACAAGGCCGGGGTGATCGACGCCGGACTGGAGCGTTTACTGGGCCTGACCCGCGGCAACATCTACGTGCTGGTGCCGAGCCTGATGCTGGTGTTCTCGGCGGGCAGCACGTTCATGGGCCTGGCCAAGGAATTTATTCTGATCGTGCCGCTGATGGTCGCCATGGCCAACCGGCTGGGGCTGTCGAACCTGATCGGGCTGGCTATCGTCACGATCTCGGTGAAGATCGGCTACCTCGCCTCAATCTCCAACCCCGTGGCGCTGTCCGTCGCTCAGCCGATGGTCGGGCTGCCGATATTCAGCGGTTTAAGCATGCGCGTACTGGCTTACTGCAGCTTCCTGCTGGTGGGGATTACCTTCGTGCTGTGGAGTATCCGCAAGCACGGTTTCGATGCGACAACGCAGATTACCTTCGAACATAAACCCTTGCCCACGCGCCATTTGATCAACCTTATTGTGCTGCTGAGCGGCATCGGTTTTCTGGTCTACGCCTCCAACCGCTGGGCCTGGAAATACCATGAGCTGTCGGCGTTTTACCTGTTGCTGACGGTGGCGTTCAGTGTGATAGCCGGGCTAGGTGCGAGTGTCGCCGCCAGTGCCTTTGTCGATGGCATGAAGAAGGTGCTGATTGCCGGCGTACTGATCGGCCTGGCCACCGCCGTGGAGATCATCCTCAGTACCGGCCAAGTGCTCGACACCATCGTCAACACCCTGGCCAACCTGGTCGGCGACCACGGCCCGATTGTGTCGGCCTACGGCATGTTCTTCGCGCAACTGGGGCTGGACGTGTTGATCCCGTCCACCTCGGGCCAGGCGGCGGTGACCATGCCAATCTTCGGCCCGCTGGGCCAACTCTCCGGCGTGAGCCCGCAGACCACTGTATTCGCGTTTCTGATGGGCAATGGCCTGACCAACATGATCACCCCAACCTCCAGTGGCCTGCTGGTGTTACTGGCCACCGCCAATGTCGGTTGGGGCCAATGGGCACGCTACATCCTGCCGCTGTTTCTGATCTACGCCGTACTGGCGATGGTGTTGCTGGCCATCGCGGTCACGAGCGGGTACTGA
- a CDS encoding CocE/NonD family hydrolase, which translates to MQTLHNHMIPMRDGIHLATDIYLPTGSCGPFPVVIERTPYDKSKPSRSEKQLDGQHISREQMAARFTDQGFVAIFQDCRGRYASEGVFTKYTAEGEDGFDTLAWIVRQPWCNGKIGSMGLSYAAHTQLAMACLHPPGLSSMVLDSGGFANAYQCGIRQGGAFELKQATWAFRQAKESPTALADPQVRQALEQEDIHRWFTRMPWQPGQSPLRHVPEYETYVLEQWAQGTFSEYWRTSGIYAEGYYRQLPDIPVLFMSSWYDAYVSSTLANYSAFRQNTSAHQRLVMGPWLHGDRNISHSGDVEFGPQAAFDGQVDQNWLSCRLAWFEQSLKPSPHAPKASVQVFLMGGGSGQRDPNGRLQHGGRWLQSTQWPLPGSQVQTLYLTAQGQLSSTAPENTDACLSYLADPACPVPTLGGALTSGAPIFVGGAFDQRERADFFGTRGDNRPLSERKDVLSFHTEPLIEDLIVAGDVQIELWIDSDAPDTDFTAKLIDLYPPSADYPDGFAMNITDGIRRCRYRDSWEQPTALTPGKRVKVTIEPFATCNLFKRGHRLRLDIASSNFPRFDVNPNSGEPSGQAHHSRVARNTVHLSAGAASCLRLTVVPATAL; encoded by the coding sequence ATGCAAACCCTGCACAACCACATGATCCCGATGCGTGACGGCATCCACCTGGCCACCGATATCTATTTGCCGACAGGCAGCTGCGGCCCTTTCCCGGTGGTCATTGAACGCACGCCCTACGACAAGAGCAAACCCTCTCGATCGGAAAAACAACTCGACGGCCAGCACATCTCCCGAGAACAGATGGCGGCACGCTTTACCGACCAAGGCTTTGTCGCCATCTTTCAGGACTGCCGGGGCCGCTATGCGTCTGAAGGCGTGTTTACCAAATACACCGCCGAGGGCGAAGACGGTTTCGACACGCTTGCCTGGATCGTCCGCCAGCCGTGGTGCAACGGCAAGATCGGCAGCATGGGCCTGTCTTACGCAGCCCATACCCAGTTGGCGATGGCCTGCCTGCACCCGCCGGGTTTGAGCAGCATGGTGCTCGACAGCGGCGGTTTCGCCAACGCCTACCAGTGCGGGATCCGCCAGGGTGGCGCGTTCGAACTCAAGCAGGCCACCTGGGCCTTTCGCCAGGCCAAGGAAAGCCCGACAGCCCTGGCCGACCCACAGGTTCGCCAAGCGCTGGAGCAGGAAGATATCCATCGTTGGTTTACGCGCATGCCCTGGCAACCCGGCCAGTCACCTTTGCGCCATGTGCCGGAATACGAGACCTACGTGCTGGAGCAGTGGGCACAGGGCACGTTCAGTGAGTATTGGCGCACGTCCGGCATCTATGCCGAGGGCTACTATCGGCAACTGCCCGACATCCCGGTGCTGTTCATGTCCAGCTGGTATGACGCCTATGTCAGCTCCACCCTCGCCAACTACAGCGCCTTCAGGCAGAACACCTCGGCCCACCAGCGGCTGGTGATGGGCCCATGGCTGCACGGCGACCGCAACATCAGCCACAGCGGCGACGTCGAGTTCGGGCCGCAGGCAGCATTCGACGGCCAGGTCGATCAGAACTGGCTGAGCTGTCGCCTGGCGTGGTTCGAACAATCGCTCAAACCCTCGCCTCACGCGCCAAAAGCCAGCGTGCAGGTATTTCTTATGGGCGGCGGCAGCGGCCAACGTGACCCCAACGGCCGACTGCAACATGGCGGACGCTGGTTGCAATCGACGCAATGGCCGCTGCCTGGCAGCCAGGTGCAGACGCTCTACTTGACGGCTCAAGGGCAACTGAGCAGCACGGCACCAGAAAATACCGACGCGTGCTTGAGCTACCTTGCCGACCCGGCCTGTCCGGTCCCGACCCTCGGCGGCGCGCTGACCTCCGGCGCTCCCATTTTCGTCGGCGGCGCTTTCGACCAACGTGAGCGTGCCGACTTCTTCGGCACCCGTGGCGACAACCGCCCGCTGAGCGAGCGCAAAGATGTGCTGAGCTTCCATACCGAGCCGCTCATTGAAGACTTGATCGTCGCAGGTGATGTACAGATCGAGTTATGGATAGACAGCGATGCACCCGACACCGACTTCACCGCCAAGCTGATTGACCTGTACCCGCCCAGTGCCGACTACCCCGATGGTTTTGCGATGAACATCACCGATGGCATCCGCCGTTGTCGCTATCGAGACTCCTGGGAGCAGCCGACGGCGCTGACACCGGGTAAACGGGTGAAGGTCACGATCGAACCCTTCGCCACCTGCAACCTGTTCAAGCGCGGCCATCGACTGCGCCTGGATATTGCAAGCAGCAACTTCCCGAGGTTTGACGTCAACCCCAACAGTGGTGAGCCTTCTGGCCAGGCCCACCATTCAAGGGTGGCACGCAACACTGTGCACCTGAGCGCGGGCGCTGCGTCTTGCCTCAGATTGACCGTGGTGCCCGCTACCGCTCTGTAA
- a CDS encoding LysR family transcriptional regulator produces the protein MNLKQLEAFKAIMSTGSTIGAATRMGLSQSAVSRLLSQLEEALGFVLFLRKKGRLMATAEAEELLTEVAGLVDGMQRIQRLADEMRVGRSRKSLLKVGVPTSMTQELLPRIVAEFLKSHDDIVVELLTGSYDMIERAVLDRSADLGFVRLPTEIPDFDIEPVLQTEGVCVMPADHPLTRHACIEVQHLRNVPLVMLGRQRALRAELNQVFRAANLTPQVRVEVHSVGAACSFVAEGLGVSIVNGLLASHFLHLPIVTRPFRPALPYAFGLAYRTNEPRPQVVTAFAEHLKQRLNAQNA, from the coding sequence GTGAATCTCAAGCAGCTCGAAGCCTTCAAGGCGATCATGTCCACCGGTTCGACCATCGGCGCAGCAACCCGCATGGGCCTGTCGCAATCGGCCGTCAGCCGTCTGTTGAGTCAGCTGGAAGAGGCGTTGGGTTTCGTGTTGTTTCTGCGCAAAAAAGGTCGCCTGATGGCCACTGCAGAAGCGGAAGAGTTACTGACCGAGGTCGCTGGCCTGGTAGACGGCATGCAGCGTATCCAACGCCTGGCCGACGAGATGCGCGTGGGCCGCTCGCGCAAAAGTCTGCTCAAGGTCGGGGTACCCACCAGCATGACCCAAGAGCTTTTGCCACGGATCGTCGCGGAGTTTCTCAAGAGCCATGACGACATCGTGGTGGAGTTGCTGACCGGCTCTTACGACATGATCGAGCGCGCCGTACTCGACCGGTCCGCCGACCTGGGTTTTGTGCGCCTGCCGACGGAAATTCCCGACTTCGACATCGAGCCCGTGCTGCAAACCGAAGGCGTGTGCGTGATGCCCGCCGACCACCCACTGACTCGCCACGCCTGTATCGAGGTGCAGCACTTGCGCAATGTGCCGTTGGTGATGCTGGGCCGACAACGGGCTTTACGGGCTGAGTTGAACCAGGTGTTTCGCGCGGCCAACCTCACGCCGCAAGTGCGGGTCGAGGTGCATTCGGTAGGCGCGGCGTGCAGCTTTGTCGCCGAAGGCCTGGGAGTGTCAATCGTCAACGGTTTGCTCGCCAGCCACTTCCTGCACCTGCCGATCGTGACCCGGCCTTTTCGCCCTGCACTGCCTTACGCTTTCGGCCTGGCCTATCGCACCAATGAGCCACGCCCACAAGTGGTCACGGCGTTTGCCGAGCACCTCAAGCAGCGCTTGAACGCACAAAACGCATAG
- a CDS encoding MurR/RpiR family transcriptional regulator, whose product MDILYQIRARQDSFSAGEGRIAKLMLDDVGFAASASLEALSQRAEVSTATLSRFARSVGCRDLRDLRLQLAQASGVGSRFLDPAGLPEQSAFHRQILGDIEATLRQHLSGFNQASFVDAVSLLGKARMIHAFGMGGPSSLCSDELQVRLVRLGYPIAASHDPVMMRVTAATLGPEQALIVCSLTGLTPELLDVVKLARSYDAPIIAITLADSPLAELADVLLPLQPAETSFIYKPTAARYGMLLAIDLLATELALALPDDNQERLRRIKLALDDYRGGPDSLPLGD is encoded by the coding sequence ATGGACATCCTCTACCAGATCCGCGCCCGCCAGGACTCGTTCAGCGCCGGTGAAGGCCGTATCGCCAAGCTGATGCTCGATGACGTGGGCTTTGCGGCGTCGGCCAGCCTGGAAGCGTTGTCGCAACGGGCCGAGGTCAGCACGGCAACCTTGTCGCGTTTTGCCCGCAGCGTCGGCTGCCGTGATTTACGTGATTTGCGCCTGCAATTGGCCCAGGCCAGTGGCGTGGGCAGTCGTTTTCTGGACCCGGCCGGGTTGCCGGAACAGTCGGCGTTTCACCGGCAGATTCTGGGGGATATCGAAGCGACGTTGCGTCAGCACCTGTCGGGGTTCAACCAGGCCAGTTTTGTTGATGCGGTCAGCCTGTTGGGCAAGGCGCGGATGATTCACGCGTTCGGCATGGGCGGCCCATCGAGCCTGTGCAGCGACGAATTGCAGGTGCGCCTGGTACGCCTGGGTTACCCGATTGCCGCCAGCCACGATCCGGTGATGATGCGGGTCACGGCGGCCACGTTAGGCCCGGAGCAGGCGCTGATCGTGTGCTCGCTCACCGGGCTGACGCCAGAACTGTTGGACGTGGTGAAGCTTGCGCGTAGCTACGATGCGCCCATCATCGCCATCACCCTGGCCGACTCACCCCTGGCCGAGTTGGCGGACGTCCTGCTGCCGCTGCAACCGGCCGAAACCAGTTTTATCTACAAGCCCACCGCGGCGCGCTACGGCATGCTGTTGGCCATCGACCTGCTCGCCACCGAACTGGCGCTGGCCCTGCCGGACGACAACCAGGAACGCCTGCGCCGGATCAAGCTGGCCCTGGATGATTATCGCGGCGGCCCTGACAGCCTGCCGCTTGGAGACTGA
- a CDS encoding amidohydrolase family protein, translating into MKYDTLIRQALIIDGSNTPGYVADVGLRAGRIETIGDLSGATGEHEIDADGRVLAPGFIDVHTHDDTVVIRHPQMLPKLSQGVTTVIVGNCGISASPVSLRSDPPDPMNLLGTREAFAYPRFADYRAAVESAHPAVNVAALIGHTALRSNHMDDLHRTATPSEITAMRVQLQESLQAGALGLSTGLAYASAFNADTDEVLQLSEELTAFGAVYTTHLRSEFEPVLEAMDEAFLIGRHAQVPVIISHLKCAGAGNWGRSPQLLASLELAAKTHRVGCDCYPYAASSSTLDLKQVTDAFRITITWSTPHPEVGGRDLQDIAAQWDVSLMDAARRLQPAGAVYYGMDETDVRRILAHPLSMVGSDGLPEDPFPHPRLWGAFPRVLGHFSRDVGLFPLHTAVHKMTGLSAARFGLAERGEIREGHWADLVLFDPLRVRDVADFKEPQRAAEGIDGVWVNGVLSYSDGQANGQRPGLFLARNGDLRGGFSSL; encoded by the coding sequence ATGAAGTACGACACGCTGATCCGCCAGGCGCTGATCATTGATGGCAGCAACACGCCGGGCTATGTCGCCGATGTGGGGCTGCGCGCCGGGCGCATCGAGACGATCGGCGATTTGTCGGGCGCAACCGGCGAGCATGAAATCGACGCCGATGGCCGTGTGCTGGCGCCGGGTTTTATCGACGTGCACACCCACGATGACACGGTGGTGATCCGCCATCCGCAGATGCTGCCCAAGCTCAGCCAGGGCGTGACCACGGTGATTGTCGGCAACTGCGGCATCAGCGCCTCGCCGGTGAGTTTACGTAGCGATCCGCCGGACCCGATGAACCTTTTGGGTACGCGTGAGGCGTTCGCCTATCCACGGTTTGCCGACTATCGTGCGGCAGTGGAAAGCGCCCATCCGGCAGTCAACGTTGCCGCATTGATCGGCCACACCGCCTTGCGCAGCAACCATATGGACGACCTGCACCGCACCGCCACGCCCAGCGAAATTACCGCCATGCGCGTGCAGTTGCAGGAGAGCCTGCAGGCGGGTGCCCTCGGTTTATCCACAGGCCTGGCCTACGCCAGTGCGTTTAATGCCGATACCGACGAAGTGCTGCAGCTCAGTGAAGAACTCACGGCGTTTGGTGCGGTGTACACCACGCATTTGCGCAGCGAATTCGAACCGGTGCTGGAGGCGATGGACGAGGCGTTTCTGATTGGCCGACATGCGCAGGTACCGGTGATCATTTCCCACCTCAAGTGTGCCGGTGCGGGCAATTGGGGGCGCAGTCCGCAACTGTTGGCATCGTTGGAACTGGCCGCGAAAACCCATCGGGTCGGGTGTGATTGCTATCCCTATGCCGCCAGCTCGTCGACGCTGGATTTGAAGCAGGTCACCGACGCGTTTCGTATCACTATCACTTGGTCAACACCGCACCCGGAGGTCGGCGGGCGCGACTTACAGGACATCGCGGCGCAGTGGGATGTTTCGCTGATGGATGCGGCACGGCGCCTGCAACCGGCAGGGGCGGTGTACTACGGGATGGATGAGACGGATGTGCGGCGTATTCTTGCGCATCCGTTATCGATGGTGGGGTCGGATGGTTTGCCGGAAGACCCATTTCCCCATCCACGTCTGTGGGGCGCGTTTCCACGGGTGCTGGGGCACTTCAGCCGTGACGTGGGGTTGTTTCCACTGCACACGGCGGTGCACAAGATGACCGGGTTGTCGGCGGCGCGTTTTGGACTGGCCGAGCGCGGGGAAATTCGTGAAGGGCACTGGGCCGACCTGGTGTTGTTCGACCCGTTGCGCGTGCGTGATGTGGCGGATTTCAAAGAACCGCAACGCGCCGCCGAGGGCATTGATGGCGTGTGGGTTAATGGCGTGCTGAGCTACAGCGATGGGCAGGCCAATGGTCAGCGGCCGGGGCTGTTCCTCGCGCGCAATGGGGATTTGCGTGGCGGGTTTTCGTCTCTATAG
- a CDS encoding glyoxalase superfamily protein — MHLGKVTPILRIFDEAKALEFYVDFLGFKVDWQHRFEANFPLYLQVSLGECVLHLSEHHGDASPGSAVRILAQGVDGYQQQLLAKEYRYAKPGVEETPWGSREMSIKDPFGNRLVFVEEGEG; from the coding sequence ATGCACTTAGGAAAAGTCACCCCGATTTTGCGGATATTCGACGAGGCTAAGGCGTTGGAGTTCTACGTCGACTTCCTGGGGTTCAAGGTTGATTGGCAGCACCGTTTCGAGGCGAATTTCCCGTTGTATCTACAGGTGTCGTTGGGTGAATGCGTGCTGCATTTGTCCGAGCACCATGGCGATGCTTCGCCGGGCTCGGCGGTGCGGATTCTGGCGCAAGGCGTGGACGGCTACCAGCAGCAGTTGCTGGCCAAGGAGTACCGGTATGCCAAACCTGGGGTTGAAGAAACGCCTTGGGGCTCGCGGGAGATGAGCATCAAGGACCCGTTTGGGAATCGGCTGGTGTTTGTTGAGGAAGGTGAGGGCTGA
- a CDS encoding gluconate:H+ symporter, with product MAAPLGFGLLAYAAIAIIALIVLIARYRLNPFIVITLVSIGLALMAGMPADTIMGSYEAGVGKTLGHIALVVALGTMLGKMMAESGGAEQVARTLINRFGERNAHWAMVCIAFLVGLPLFFEVGFVLLVPIAFTVARRVGVSILMVGLPMVAGLSVVHALVPPHPAAMMAVLAYNASVGQTVLYAILIGIPTAIIAGPVYAKFIVPRIHLPAENPLERQFIEREPRTRLPSFALTMGTILLPVVLMMIGGWANVISTPGTGFNQFLLFIGNSVIALLVATLVSFWTLGLAQGFNREAILKFTNECLAPTASITLLVGAGGGLNRILVDAGVTNEILGLAHAFHLSPLVMGWLFAALMRIATGSATVAMTTASGVVAPVALGLGYPHPELLVLATGAGSVIFSHVNDGGFWLIKEYFNMTVIQTFKTWTVLETLISVVAFGLTYGLSLVL from the coding sequence ATGGCCGCACCACTGGGCTTTGGGCTGTTGGCATACGCTGCCATCGCCATCATTGCATTGATCGTGCTGATTGCACGTTACCGACTCAACCCGTTTATCGTCATCACGCTGGTGTCTATCGGCCTGGCCTTGATGGCCGGCATGCCGGCGGACACCATCATGGGCTCGTATGAGGCGGGCGTTGGCAAGACCCTTGGGCATATCGCCCTGGTGGTGGCGCTGGGCACCATGCTGGGCAAGATGATGGCCGAGTCCGGTGGCGCCGAGCAGGTGGCACGCACGCTGATCAACCGTTTCGGCGAGCGCAACGCGCACTGGGCGATGGTGTGTATCGCGTTCCTGGTAGGGCTGCCGCTGTTTTTCGAGGTCGGTTTTGTGTTGCTGGTGCCGATCGCCTTTACCGTGGCGCGGCGTGTGGGCGTGTCGATCCTGATGGTCGGCTTGCCGATGGTCGCCGGCCTGTCGGTGGTACACGCGCTGGTGCCGCCGCATCCAGCGGCAATGATGGCGGTGCTGGCCTATAACGCCTCGGTGGGGCAGACGGTGCTGTACGCAATCTTGATCGGCATTCCTACGGCGATCATCGCCGGCCCCGTGTACGCCAAGTTCATCGTGCCGCGTATCCACCTGCCGGCGGAAAACCCACTGGAACGCCAGTTTATCGAGCGCGAGCCGCGTACCCGCTTGCCAAGTTTCGCCCTGACCATGGGCACCATCCTGCTTCCGGTGGTGCTGATGATGATCGGCGGTTGGGCCAATGTGATTTCCACTCCCGGCACTGGCTTCAACCAATTCCTGCTGTTTATCGGCAACTCGGTGATCGCGCTGCTGGTCGCCACGCTGGTGAGTTTCTGGACCTTGGGTTTGGCCCAAGGCTTCAATCGCGAAGCGATCCTCAAGTTCACCAATGAATGCCTGGCGCCGACCGCCAGCATCACCTTGCTGGTGGGCGCGGGCGGCGGCTTGAACCGCATCCTGGTGGACGCGGGCGTGACCAATGAGATTCTTGGCCTGGCGCATGCCTTCCACCTGTCGCCGCTGGTGATGGGCTGGCTGTTTGCCGCGCTGATGCGCATCGCTACCGGCTCGGCCACTGTGGCGATGACCACCGCCTCCGGTGTGGTCGCGCCCGTTGCCTTGGGCCTGGGTTATCCACACCCTGAACTGCTGGTGCTGGCGACCGGTGCGGGCTCGGTAATCTTTTCCCACGTCAACGACGGCGGCTTCTGGCTGATCAAGGAATACTTCAATATGACGGTGATCCAGACATTCAAGACCTGGACCGTGTTGGAGACTTTGATTTCGGTGGTCGCGTTCGGTCTCACCTATGGCCTGTCTCTTGTTTTATAA